A DNA window from Myripristis murdjan chromosome 19, fMyrMur1.1, whole genome shotgun sequence contains the following coding sequences:
- the LOC115378193 gene encoding LOW QUALITY PROTEIN: polyserase-2 (The sequence of the model RefSeq protein was modified relative to this genomic sequence to represent the inferred CDS: inserted 1 base in 1 codon), translating to SDCGRPPLNTKIIGGANATEGAWPWQVSMHHRVTQSHFCAGTLCSPLFYRKSRCLWLETNQCSDLHKLFPIVNITDKMICAGRQNKGECQGDSGGPXQCQQGAVWVQAGITSFGAVCALTDFPEVYVRVSQFQKWITDNVAGANVAFVKYNSSSVCCSNDSTAFPITPGGVRSPSVVQTQGWISKQTQAAELCPRIKADGYLNHTVS from the exons TCAGATTGTGGAAGGCCACCTCTGAACACAAAAATAATCGGGGGTGCCAATGCCACAGAGGGAGCGTGGCCCTGGCAGGTCAGCATGCACCACAGAGTCACTCAGTCTCACTTCTGTGCTGGGACCCTCTGCAGCCCATT ATTTTACAGGAAGTCAAGGTGCCTGTGGTTGGAAACAAATCAGTGCAGTGACTTGCACAAACTATTTCCAATAGTCAATATCACAGACAAAATGATTTGTGCGGGGCGACAAAACAAGGGAGAATGCCAG gGGGACTCGGGGGGGC TGCAGTGTCAACAGGGGGCAGTATGGGTCCAGGCAGGCATTACCAGTTTCGGGGCAGTCTGTGCCCTCACCGACTTCCCTGAGGTCTATGTCCGAGTGTCTCAGTTCCAGAAGTGGATCACAGATAATGTGGCTGGAGCAAATGTTGCCTTTGTCAAATATAACTCCAGCTCTGTGTGCTGCAGCAATGATTCCACGGCTTTTCCCATTACACCT ggGGGAGTCAGGTCACCCTCTGTGGTGCAGACACAGGGTTGGATCTCCAAACAGACTCAGGCAGCAGAGCTGTGCCCAAGGATCAAGGCTGACGGCTACCTCAACCACACAGTCTCCTAA
- the aldoab gene encoding aldolase a, fructose-bisphosphate, b: MPHAYPFLTPEQKKELSDIAHRIVAPGKGILAADESTGSVAKRFQSINAENTEENRRLYRQLLFTADDRAQPCIGGVILFHETMYQKTDNGKVFPQHLKERGMVVGIKVDKGVVPLAGTNGETTTQGLDGLYERCAQYKKDGADFAKWRCVLKITPTTPSRLAIIENANVLARYASICQMHGIVPIVEPEILPDGDHDLKRCQYVTEKVLAAVYKALSDHHVYLEGTLLKPNMVTAGHSCSHKYTNQEIAMATVTALRRTVPPAVPGITFLSGGQSEEEASVNLNAMNQCPLHRPWALTFSYGRALQASALKAWGGKKENGKACQEEFIKRALANSQASVGKYVSSGSSAAGGDSLFVANHAY; the protein is encoded by the exons ATGCCTCACGCATACCCCTTCCTCACTCCTGAGCAGAAGAAGGAGCTCAGTGATATTGCTCACAGGATCGTCGCTCCCGGCAAGGGAATCCTCGCCGCAGACGAGTCCACCG GCAGCGTGGCCAAGCGCTTCCAGAGCATCAATGCTGAGAACACTGAGGAGAACAGGAGGCTGTACCGCCAGCTCCTCTTCACCGCCGACGATCGCGCCCAGCCCTGCATCGGTGGTGTCATCCTTTTCCACGAGACCATGTACCAGAAGACCGACAATGGCAAGGTCTTCCCCCAGCACCTGAAGGAGAGAGGCATGGTGGTCGGCATCAAGGTTGACAAAGGTGTTGTCCCCCTGGCCGGAACCAATGGCGAGACCACCACCCAGG GTCTTGATGGACTGTATGAGCGTTGCGCCCAGTACAAGAAGGATGGTGCTGACTTTGCCAAGTGGCGTTGTGTGCTGAAGatcacccccaccaccccctccaGACTGGCCATCATCGAGAATGCCAACGTCCTGGCCCGCTATGCTAGCATCTGCCAGATG CATGGCATCGTCCCCATCGTTGAGCCTGAGATCCTCCCCGATGGCGACCACGACCTGAAGCGTTGCCAGTATGTGACTGAGAAGGTCCTGGCTGCCGTCTACAAGGCCCTGTCTGACCACCATGTCTACCTGGAGGGCACCCTGCTCAAGCCCAACATGGTCACCGCCGGACACTCCTGCTCTCACAAGTACACCAACCAGGAGATCGCTATGGCAACTGTTACTGCCCTGCGCCGCACTGTGCCCCCTGCAGTCCCTG GCATCACCTTCCTGTCTGGTGgccagagtgaggaggaggccTCCGTCAACCTGAACGCCATGAACCAGTGCCCCCTGCACAGGCCATGGGCTCTGACCTTCTCATACGGCCGTGCCCTGCAGGCCTCTGCCCTCAAAGCCTGGGGTGGCAAGAAGGAGAACGGCAAGGCATGCCAGGAGGAGTTCATCAAGAGAGCTCTT GCTAACAGCCAGGCCAGCGTTGGCAAATACGTCTCCTCTGGAAGCAGCGCTGCTGGTGGAGACTCACTCTTTGTGGCCAACCACGCTTATTAA